Proteins found in one Oryza glaberrima chromosome 4, OglaRS2, whole genome shotgun sequence genomic segment:
- the LOC127772362 gene encoding very-long-chain 3-oxoacyl-CoA reductase 1-like has protein sequence MDALSAQPAWALALAGVGLMVAATASARLARWLYAAFLRPGKPLRRRYGEWAVVTGATDGIGRALAFRFAGAGMSLVLVGRSPDKLAAVSGEIRGKHPRAEVRTFVLDFAAEGLAAKVAALGDSIRGLDVGVLVNSAGMSYPYARYFHEVDEELMRNLIRLNVEALTRVTHAVLPGMVERKRGAIVNIGSGASSILPSYPLYSVYAATKAYVDQFSRCLYVEYKNKGIDVQCQVPLYAATKMASIKKASFFAPSPETYARAAVRYIGYEPRCTPYWPHAVLWFLISAFPEPIVDRLLLNMSVGIRKRGMAKDARKKTQ, from the exons ATGGACGCGCTGTCCGCGCAGCCGGCGTgggcgctggcgctggccgGGGTGGGCCTCATGGTGGCCGCGACCGCCTCGGCGCGCCTCGCGCGGTGGCTCTACGCGGCGTTCCTCCGCCCGGGGAAGCCCCTGCGCCGCCGGTACGGCGAGTGGGCGGTCGTCACGGGCGCCACGGACGGCATCGGCCGCGCGCTCGCGTTCCGCTTCGCGGGCGCCGGGATGAGCCTCGTGCTCGTGGGCCGCAGCCCCGACAAGCTGGCCGCGGTCTCCGGGGAGATCAGGGGGAAGCACCCCAGGGCCGAGGTCCGCACCTTCGTGCTCGACTTCGCCGCCGAGGGCCTCGCCGCCAAGGTGGCCGCGCTCGGGGACTCCATCCGCGGGCTCGACGTCGGCGTGCTCGTCAACAGCGCCGGCATGTCGTACCCGTACGCGCGCTACTTCCACGAGGTGGACGAGGAGCTGATGCGCAACCTCATCCGCCTCAACGTCGAGGCGCTCACCCGGGTCACCCACGCCGTGCTCCCAGGCATGGTGGAGCGCAAGCGCGGCGCCATCGTCAACATCGGCTCCGGCGCCTCCTCCATCCTGCCGTCCTACCCGCTCTACAGCGTCTACGCCGCCACCAAGGC GTATGTTGATCAATTCTCGAGATGCCTCTATGTTGAGTACAAGAACAAAGGCATCGATGTGCAATGCCAG GTACCCCTGTACGCGGCGACGAAGATGGCGTCCATCAAGAAGGCGTCCTTcttcgcgccgtcgccggagacgtacgcccgcgccgccgtgcgctaCATCGGGTACGAGCCGAGGTGCACGCCCTACTGGCCGCACGCGGTGCTGTGGTTCCTCATCTCCGCGTTCCCGGAGCCCATCGTGGACAGGCTCCTCCTCAACATGTCCGTCGGCATCCGCAAGAGGGGCATGGCCAAGGACGCCAGGAAGAAGACGCAGTGA